Part of the Planctomycetota bacterium genome is shown below.
AACGATGCCGGCCTGCGTCGCCTGACCGCCCACTTGCAGGACGCCCGGCACGAGCGGAACGAATTCCTCGTTACCAAGCTCCGCTCCGTCGGCATCGAGGTGACGTTCGAAGAGCTGCACGAAATCGCCCGCGGCCGCAACGGCGGTGCCGACGACGCCCGCGTCATCGGTCGGCCGCACTTTGCCAAGCTGCTGCTTATCAAGGGGTACGTCTCCCACGTTCACGCCGCCTACCGCTACTACCTCGGCAACACGGGCGCGTTCCGATTCGACCGTCGCGAGCCCGAACCGGCCGAGGCGATCGCGGCCGTTCGTTCGGCGGGTGGCGTGGTGTCGCTCGCGCACCCGAACCAGCTTCGCAAGCAAAACTTCGCCCAACTCGCCAGCGAAGTCGGCCATCTCGCGTCGCTCGGCCTGGACGGCGTCGAGGTCATCTACAACGACCACCGCGAGAGCTTCGTCGCCGAGCTCAAGGACCTGCGCCGGCGTCACGACCTGCTCATGACCGGCGGCAGCGACTTCCACGGCTCGGCCAAACGCTGGATCGTCCTCGGCCGCTGCGGCAATCGGCGTCGCGTGCCCCGAAAGTACTACGACGCCCTGCTCGTCCGTGTCCGTGAGCGGCGCGGCGCGTGCGTCCCGGTTTGATCGTCCTTAAGCACGAGGTGGTTTGCGTCGATGCTCTTGAAGTGACGTTGGCGGATCAGACGTTGGTGCGACGCGGGTGGCGGGAGCGTTGGTTGGCTTTGGCCGGCGCGACGCGGGGCGGCGGCATTGTGACCGTGGCCGTTGCAGTGGCGATTCTGTGGATGGTCGTCCTCCGGCCAACGGTGCGAACGCCTTCTGGCGAGCTGCACGTGCACACGGGCCGGGTCGAAGCCGTCGACGAGAAAGGCCAAGTCGTCTTCTCCTACCAGGTTCACGACCGGACGTACTACGCCCAGCGCGTCTGGCCGACGATCGAGCGCACGGTGGACCGCGCAGACGGCCGACTGCCGGAGGTCGGGAAGCGCATTTCGATCATGTTCGACCCGTACGACCCGAGCCACGTGCGGCTCTGTGCTGATACAACCCGCAACTCGCGAAGCGTCGCCTGTCTTGCCGGAATGCTCGCCCTGGTCGGACTGCGGTCGAGCTTCACCGACGAGCAAGACGAAGAGCCGACCGACGTGCCGATGTACAAGGGCACGACGCTGGCTTAGACCGACACTGTTCTCTGTCATCCCGAGCGCAGCCGAGGGACCTCGCAGCGGTTCTGCTCCAGCGTCCAGACGAGGTCCTTCGACTCGCTGCGCTCGCTCAGGATGACGGTGTGTGGCTTTGTCGCGCGTGACTACCGTGCACGCATGGCCACCGATAAGACCTTCGTTCTGCTCAAGCCCGACGCCGTCCAACGCCGACTCGTCGGCGAGATCATCGGCCGCTTCGAGGCCAAGGGCTTCGTCGTCGAGAAGATGCAGATGATGACCGTCACCCGCGAGACGGCCGAGACGCACTACGGCGAGCACAAGGGCAAGCCGTTCTACGAGGACCTGGTCTCGTTCATCACCGGCGGGCCGAGCGTGGCCCTGTGCCTCAGCGGTGACTCCGTGGTGCCGGTCGTCCGCAAGATGATGGGCGCGACCAAGTTCATGGACGCCGAGCCCGGCACGATCCGCGGCGATTACGCCCACGACATGACGGCCAACCTCGTCCACGGCAGCGACTCGCCCGAGTCGGCCGAGCGCGAGCTTGGCATTTTCTTCGGCTCGTGAGCGAGCGAACCGGCTGGTCTCGATGGCTCAAGCGACGGCTGATCGCTGTGGCCGTCGGGCTGGCGGTCTACTTTGTGGTGATGTTCCCGCTGGGTTGCGGCAGGGCCTTGGCCGACCGGTTGCTGTTGTTCGGCTCGACGCGACCGATGGCCGCCGCCGGTGCGACGCCGGCGACGATCGCGTCGGATGTCGGCGAGCTGGAGGTCTTCATCGCCACCAGCGCTTCGGCCATCGGTCGGCCGCCGGAGCGATACGTGCTCCGGCTGATGGGCAACGCCAGCCGCGCGGAGGTTGAGGCCACGCCGACCGCCCAGCGTTGGAACGACGTGCCGACGGAAGTGTGGGCGCTGAACTATCCCGGCTTCGGCGCATCGCCCGGGCCGCAGAGTCTTCGGAAGCTGCTGCCCGCGGCCGAGGCAGTTTGGGAGGCGATGAACACGCAGGCAGGCGATGCCCCGTGCTACGTCGACGGCGACTCAATGGGCACGGCCGTCGCACTCGCACTGGCGACCAAGCGTCGCGGCGATCTGCCGGTGGCCGGCCTGATCCTGAAAAACCCGCCGCCTCTGCGGCAGCTGATCATGGGTCGCTACGGCTGGTGGAATCTGTGGCTGGCGGCGTGGCCGTTGGCGTCGGGTGTGCCCAGCGAGCTCGACTCGATCGCCAACGCCGCCCAGTGCCACACGCCGGCCATCTTCCTTCAGGCGACCGGCGACAGTCTGATCCCGCCGGCGTACCAGAATCAGATCATCGACGCTTACGCGGGCCGAGCGGTCGTGATCGAGTTGGTCGACGCCGACCACAACACGCTGCCGACGATGGAAGAGGAGCAGGCGATCCGGGACCGGATCGCCCAGCACTTCCGCGAGCCGTGACCGCCTGCTACGCGAAGCCGAGTCGTTCGAATTGCTCCGGCGGTGCGTCGATGTCGGCCATCATCGCCTTCATGCGGTCGGCCAACTCGCTCTCGAGGTCGGCGTTGTCGAGCGGTCGATCCTGAGCGGGATCGTCGGCGAGGTCGAAGAGGAGCGACGAGCTCTGCTCCGGCCGGCTGCCTGTCGGGCCGGTGGCAAGAGGCCGGATGCCTTCAGAGTCGGCCAGCGGCTCGGCCAGCGTCGCGCCGCGAAGCTGCTCGAGCGGAAAGGGCTCGCGCATCGTCATCGGCATCATCGTGTAGGCCGGGCACTTCACATCCTCCCGGCCGCCGCGGTAGTAGGCGTGACGCTCGGTGACGAGGTTCGCCCGTGCGTTGAAGTAGCCAAACAGTACCGCGTCGCGGGTTGCCTCGTCGTCGCACAGGTCCAGCCCCGTCGCATGCTTCGGCGGTGCGCAGCCGAAGAAACCTGCCAGCGTCGGTGCCAGGTCGATCGCCGGCTGAACCAGCTTGCCCGTCCGCGTGCCGCCTCGATCGCTGTGACGCGGATCGTGGACGAAGAGCGGCGTGTGGCTGACCTCCTCGTAGAGCGGCGGCGTGTTTTTCATCATCCAGTCGTGCTCGCCCAGCAGCAGCCCGTGGTCGGTGCAGACGATTAGCATCGTGTCGTCCCACAGGTCGTGCTCGTCGAAGGCGTCCAGCACCCGGCCGAGGCTGGCGTCGCACTTGGCGAGCAGCGCCGCATAGTTGCGGCGGGCTTTCTCGACCAGCTTCCCTTCCGGTGCTCTGCCGTAGTTGGGCCAGTCGAAGATCGGATCGCCCCGCTCGTTGTCCGGATCGGGGAAGAGCGACTTCCACAGCGGATCGCACGTGAATGGCTCGTGCGGGTCAAAGCACTCAATGTGCAGGACCCACTTGTCCTCGTCGGCGTTGCGATCGATGAAGTCGAGGCCTGAGTTGAAGGTGTGGGTCTGGTAGTGGTCTTCGTCGTGGGCGGTGTAGGGGCGATTGACCCAGTCCTGCCGCTGGAGCTTGCCGTTGACGTGGTCGGGCGTGTCGACCTCGCCGACCTGCCCGATCCACGGGTCGCCCTCCTGGCCGCGGAAGAACTCCCAGGAGTCGTAGCGGGCGTGGTAGTTGGCTCCGCCCGTCTCGAAATAGTGGTAGTGGTCGGTCGACAGGTGGCTGTAGACGCCGGCGTCGTCGCGCAGGCGGGTGAAGATCGAGTCGTCCCACGGCTCCAGCGGGCCCCAGCCACGCCGCATGAAGCTCGGCCGGCCGGTGTGCATGTCGCGACGGGCGGGCATGCAGGGCATCGAGCAGACGTAGCTGCGGTCGTACGTTCGTGCCCGGCGGGCCAGACGGGCGAAGTTGGGCGTCCGCGTCCAGGCCGCCCCGTACGGCGAGAGGAAGTGCCGATTCAGCGAATCGAACATCACCACGACGGCACGTCGGCGTTCTGGTTCGGGCATGGCTCTGGCTTAACGCGGGTCGGCAGGCGTGTCAAAGTGACATTTTCGATCCGGTCCGGCGGCTTATCAGACCTCGCGAGCAGTTCGGTCTGATGTCCCAGGGCGTTGCGCGTCGACAAGAGGTACAGCGGTCGCGTTGGCGGCCGGTTGCTGCTTTGCGTCCGGCCGACACGTCCGTACGATGCCCGCCCACCTGCTCATGCCTGCCGCCGATCACGCCGTCGCTACCGCCGCCCTTGCCGCCATCGCGGGACTTTTCGTCTCGGTCGATACCGCTTCGGCGCAGCTCGCCTCTGAGGAGGCCGACCTCCAAGCCACTCGCCACGAGGGCTCGATGTCGCTGCTCGACTCTGCGGTCTACCTGCAGGATGCCGGCCCGGCCGACAGTGCCGACGAGCCGAACCTGTTCGAGCGGGTCAACACGCCGACCCGTGCCCCCTTCTACACGCGATTCGGCACGCAGCTGCTCTTCCCGCAGGACCTGACCTTCTCCGGTGTGACCACCGAGGCGGTCCCGTCGTCGGATCCGAACTCGCCTGGCTTGGTCGACGTCGACGTGCCGCAGGACCTCACCCTCGGCTGGGGTGGCGGCCTGTACGCGGCATTCGGTTACGGCTTTGCACCCAACGCGCGGTTCAACCCGCGTATCGAAGCGGAGTATCTGCTCCTGCTGGCCGACTTCCGCGACGCCATCGATGACGGCATGACGTGGAACAGCTTCGGCCTGAACGGCATCGTCGACGCCCGGCTCGGCCCGAACGTCAAGGTCTACGGCGGCGTCGGTGGCGGCCTGGCCTACGTCAGCTTCGCCAACCCGCCCGTTGCCCTTTCGAGCGGTGCCGGCGTGGCCGTCGGCAGCGATGACGACGTCGCCCTCTACGTCCAGGGCCTTGGCGGCATGCTCTTCCGCTTCGACGACGACATCGATATCGACCTCGGCGTCCGCTACATGTTCAGCGACCTCGACGTCTTCAACGGCGATGTAGAGATGCAAAACGTCGTCTTCCAGATCGGTCTCCTGCTCCACCTCGACTAGCAGGGACTAGCTGGCGTTTCGGGCACGATCTGAAGCTCGTGTCACCTGTTTTCGACCGTTTGCTGGAGCAGAAGCGAGCAACTACCGGTAGGGTTTGAGCTCATGCTGCTGCCGCTGTTGATCGCTGCCGGTGAGGTGACGTTCCTGCCCGAGCTGACGGCAATCGTCGTCGCAACGGCGGTCTTCGGTTACCTGTGCCAGCGGTTCGGAATTGTCCCGATCGTCGGCTTCTTGCTCGCGGGCGTGCTCGTGGGACCGGGCGGCATCGGCGGACGACTCGGCCTGCTCGACGACGAGGCCGTCATCCAGGCCGTCGCGGATTACGGCGTCATCCTGCTGCTCTTCACCATCGGCCTCGAGTTCAGCCTCGACAGGCTCGCCGCCATCCGCAAGCTGATCTTCGGGGCCGGAACGCTGCAGGTGGTCGGGACGATCGCCGTCGTCGCGGGCATCGTGAGCCTCTTCGCCGACTTGCGGGCCGCCCTGTTCACCGGGTGCCTCGTCAGCCTCAGCTCGACGGCCATCGTGCTCAAGCTGCTCGGACCCAGTGCCTCGGCCAGCGACGGCCCCGGACAGGCATCGCTGGGCGTGCTGATCTTCCAGGACCTGGCCGTCGTGGCGATGGTGATGCTCGTCCCCATGCTCGCCGCCCCGGCCGAGGGCGAGACGACGTCGCTCGCGAGCGGGCTGGGCGACATGGGCTGGGCGCTGGTCAAGGCCGGTGCCGTCATCGCGGCCGTGCTGCTGCTGGCGAGGCGGGCGGTGCCGGTGGTCATGGAATATGTGGCCCGCACCTGCCGGGGCGAGATCTTCTTCCTGACCACGATCGCCATCTGCATCGCCACCGCCTGGCTGACGAGCCTGGCCGGCGTGAGTGCGGCCCTGGGCGCGTTCCTCGGCGGCCTGATGGTCAGCGAGAGCAAGTTTCGCCACCACGCCATCGGCGAGGTCATGCCGCTGCAGATCCTCTTCAGCGCCGCCTTCTTCGTCAGCGTCGGCATGCTGCTCGACCCGGCCTTCGTCTTGCAGAACATCGGGCTCATCGCCGGCATCGTCATCGCTGTGGCGGCGGTGAAGACGCTGATCACGACGCTCGCAGTCAAGGTCGTCGGCCGGAGCTGGCGTCAGTCGGCGGGCGTGGGTCTGATTCTGGGGCAGGTAGGCGAGTTCGCGTTCGTGCTGGCGACGGTCGGCGGCGCCGCCGGTCTGGTACCGCTGGGCCGGGCGGACGGCTTCGACGTCTTTATCGCCGCCAGCGTGGTGCTCATGCTCCTGACGCCCGTCATGGCGAGCCTGGGACTCAAGCTCGCCGGCGGTGCGGATGCCGGCAACGACGAGGCCGGCTTGCGGGGTCACATCGTCATCGACGGCTTCGGCGACCTGGGACGACGACTCGCGGGCGAGTTGAAAGAGCGCGACGTGCCGTGCGTGGTCGTGACGATGAGCCCCGCCGGTGCGACGGACGCCGAGTCAGCGGGGTTCGAGACGGTCCGCGGTGAAACCGACCGCTCCGGCAGTCTCGAAGCCGCCGCGACCTTACAGGCCAAGGCCGTTGTGATCGCGGACGACGACGCAGAGAAGGCAACGCGTGCGACTTCCGTCGCCCGCTGGTGGCTCGACCAAGGCGGCCGAGGCGGCCGTGTGATTGTCGTGGCCGACGACGCCTACGCCGACGAACTCCGCGACGCCGGCGCGCACGTCGTCCTTGCCCCGGCTGAGTCGCGCCAGCTCGTAAGGTACGTCTGCTGAGTTGACTTGTGATTCACCAGAGGACGTTCTCCTCTTTCACGCGAGGACGCCGTGGGCTGAGCGAAGCGATGCCCCGGAATGCGGCTCCACCACGCCTCGCCCCGGAAGTCTTCCCACTCCCGCAACGCAACCCCCCGCCCCCACCCACCCCTACGCTGCTCGCGATGTCGAGCGTCTACGAGGAGGGCCAGCACCTGCGGCTCGGGCCAAGCGCCCGCGTCGCCCTGGCCGACTTGCGCGAGCAGACGAGCCGCTCGTCGGGCCCCGGCGGCCAGTCGGTCAACAAGCTCGACACGGCCGTCGAGCTTTGGATCGCCGTCGACGCCATCCTCGGCCTCGATGAGCACGCCCAAGCCCGGCTTCGCAAGATCGCCGGGTCGAAGCTGACCAAGAGCGACGAGGTCCACCTCCGCACCGAGACGGCCCGGAGCCAGCGCGACAATCGTCAAACCAACCGGGAAAAGCTGGCAGAATTGGTCGCCCGAGCGCTGCATCGGCCGAAGGTGCGACGCAAAACCAAGCCCAGCCGCGGCGCCGTCCGTCGCCGCCTCGAAGCCAAGCGGCAGCACGGAGAGAAGAAGCAACGCCGCCGCGCCGACCGCGTGGGGTGAGTCATCACCTCGTCATCCTGAGCGGAGCGAAGCGGAGTCGAGGGACCTCGCTCAGTTCTCCAACATCCCGCAGGCGAGGTCCTTCGAATCGCCGCTCCGCTCGCTCAGGATGACGGATCGCTGGTTACGGCAGAGGAGGCAATCCGAAGAGCTTGGCGGCGTTTTCGTAGTAGACCTGCCTCAACACATCATCCGGTAGGAAGATGCCATAGATCTTCCACTCGCCGGTTGGCGGGAAGTCGTGTTCGTGATAGTCGAAGTACTCGTCGTCCGTTTCGAGAAACTGGTAGTACCGCCGATACCGCGGCTGGTTGGGCCGGCCGGGATAACGATCGGTGCCGAAAAGGATGCGGTCGGAGAACTCAAGGAAGAACCGCCTGGCCGAGTACGGCTGTCGGCCCAGCTCGGCGACGCGGCCGGAGATGTCGGCGTGCAGGTTTGGCAACCGACGCATCCGCTCGGCCACGCTCGCGAGGTCCTCCGCCTCGTTACCGACGTGGGCCCCGATGAACTGCGTGTTGGGATGACGGGCGATCATGCGATCGCGTTCGGCCAGAACCTGCTCGCGACTGGGGAACTCCTCGCCGTGGAACGACCAGGAGGGCCGGCGGTAGAGCTGGGTCCACCGCTCGTTGTCCGCGTCGATCGGATCGAAAAACGCGGCCGGGTCGGCGACGTGGATCAGCACGGGCATGCCCAGCTCGCCGCAGGTCCGCCAGACGATGTCCAGCCGCGGATCATCGACGGCGACGCGGTTCCCGGCGTCGTCCTTCAACGTCAGGCCGAGGTTTTTCCAGATCTTGAGACCCGACGCACCGGCAGCTTTAGCTTCTTTGATATAAGACTCGTAAAAAGCGTCGTCACCGAATCTGCTATAATCCAAATTGAAGAGAATTAGGAATCGTTCATTAAAGAATCGCTCGCGCATCGCGGCGACCTCGTCAACAGTATCGCCGCCACTGAGGTTGACGGCGAAGGCGACGTTTCGTTGGTCCATCGCCGCGAGCATGGCGGCCGGGTCTTCCCGCATTGACCAGTGGCAGTGCACGTCGACGGCCGGGAACTTCGCCGCCTCGGGGATCGTGTGCTCGGTGCGGAGCTGCGACTTCGGGTAGTAGTCGAGGAGGATGGTGTCCCCCGCGTAGACGGCGGTGCCGACCTCGTTGGCTCCCGCGCCGGGTGGCCGGACGACGGTGCTGGCGGCCTCACGGGTGGTCGGTCCAGCCTCGCCGGCGTCCTGGCCGTAGACGATGGCGATGATTCCGCCGGTGGCGATCCAGAGGGCGAGTGCGAAGAGCCAACGCATGCCGCCGATCGTAACGGCGAACGCGCGGCGTTTGCGTCACCAGAGCAGCGGCCGGGGCGGAAGATCGAGCCGGCAGCCGAGTCGGCGAGCGATTTCTTGCTCCAGCTTGTCGATGTTCCGCCGTCGGGTGGCCGACATGTTGAGTCCGGTCGCCGCGGGGACAAGATCGGTCTTGTTCCAGACATCCAGCGTACCGGGCCGAGTACCAGGAAGTTCCGCAGGTCGCGTTGCATCGAGCACGCGAACGACAAGGTCGGCGGCGTCGATGACGCGGTCCGAGAGGTCGATCGCGGCGCGCTCCACGTGGGCCATTTCCGGGTCGTCGCGCCGGCCGGGCGTGTCGGCGAGCAGGACCGGCAGCCGGCCATTGCAGAGGACGGCGGTCGTCTCGACCCAGTCCCGGGTCGTCCCCGGCCGATCCGCGACGAGGCTCGCCTGCCGACCGGCTAACGCGTTGACCAGTGTCGACTTACCCGCGTTGGCCGGACCGACGATGGCGACCAGTGCGGGGGTCAGCAGACGCTGGAGCGTTCGGTCTTCGGGGTCGGCGTCGGCAGGGTCTGCATGTTCCTGGGCCGCAAGCAGTTGCAGGCCGGCGACGGTGGTCGCGTGCGGCAGCAAGTCCCGCCAAGTCGACGGTGGCGGAGCGGAAACGCGTGAAAACCCCTTATTTTCTGCATCCTCGAGGAACCGGTCGACGATCCGGCGTCCGCCGTGGAGGTGGACTTCGAACCAGCCGTCGCCTCCGCGGACGAGCGGATCGTCGAGCACCGAGCCGTCGTCGAGCGTCCAGTCGCCGTGCGTCAGCCGCCCCGGGCTGGGAACGCGATTGAATCGTTTTTCAAGGAAAAACGAGGCATCCGGTCCGTCGATTCGCACGACGGCCAGAGCGGCCGCGCCCGGGGCCGTGAGCAGGCGGACGCGGTTCACGTCTTGTGTTTGATGTGATGATTGGCGTAGGCCAGTGCGATCCCGTAGAGCGTGAGGTCGCGGCTGACGGCGTGGATCAGCTCAAACGGCTCGTCGCCCCCGAAGAGATCGAACGCCTCGCCCCCCGTGGCGATCACCTCCGGCCAGACGGCCTGGGTCATGGCGTGCCGCTCGACGCTCTCGCGAACGAGCCCGCGGAGGGCTTGCACGATGCCGGCGTTGACCGCCGTTTCGGTGCTTTTCCCGTAAGAATCAGCTGAAAACGAGGGTCGCACTTCGGGCAGTTGCGGCGCGACCTGGTGCAGCGCCTTGGCCATGAGCGAAGCACCAGGCGCGATGCAGCCGCCGAGGAAGGTGCCCTGGTCGTCGCAGAAGTCGACGGTGATCGCGGTGCCGGCGTCGACGACGACGCAGGCCTTTTTCAACTGCTCGTAGGCGGCAGCGACGTTGAGAACGCGGTCGACGCCCGTGCGGTCCGGCTCGTCGGTCGCGACGGCGATCGGCAGGTCGACGTCGAGTCCGACCCGCTGCGACCCGCCCCACCCGGCGGCCTTGACGAGATGCTCGACTTCCTGGGAAAAACTGGCATTGCTGGCCGCA
Proteins encoded:
- a CDS encoding cation:proton antiporter; the protein is MLLPLLIAAGEVTFLPELTAIVVATAVFGYLCQRFGIVPIVGFLLAGVLVGPGGIGGRLGLLDDEAVIQAVADYGVILLLFTIGLEFSLDRLAAIRKLIFGAGTLQVVGTIAVVAGIVSLFADLRAALFTGCLVSLSSTAIVLKLLGPSASASDGPGQASLGVLIFQDLAVVAMVMLVPMLAAPAEGETTSLASGLGDMGWALVKAGAVIAAVLLLARRAVPVVMEYVARTCRGEIFFLTTIAICIATAWLTSLAGVSAALGAFLGGLMVSESKFRHHAIGEVMPLQILFSAAFFVSVGMLLDPAFVLQNIGLIAGIVIAVAAVKTLITTLAVKVVGRSWRQSAGVGLILGQVGEFAFVLATVGGAAGLVPLGRADGFDVFIAASVVLMLLTPVMASLGLKLAGGADAGNDEAGLRGHIVIDGFGDLGRRLAGELKERDVPCVVVTMSPAGATDAESAGFETVRGETDRSGSLEAAATLQAKAVVIADDDAEKATRATSVARWWLDQGGRGGRVIVVADDAYADELRDAGAHVVLAPAESRQLVRYVC
- the ndk gene encoding nucleoside-diphosphate kinase, translated to MATDKTFVLLKPDAVQRRLVGEIIGRFEAKGFVVEKMQMMTVTRETAETHYGEHKGKPFYEDLVSFITGGPSVALCLSGDSVVPVVRKMMGATKFMDAEPGTIRGDYAHDMTANLVHGSDSPESAERELGIFFGS
- a CDS encoding type III pantothenate kinase, whose protein sequence is MADINLLAIDVGHARVKLGAFEAGELVESWRPDVSEPANVEGAIEQARERLEGHDAEVVIAASNASFSQEVEHLVKAAGWGGSQRVGLDVDLPIAVATDEPDRTGVDRVLNVAAAYEQLKKACVVVDAGTAITVDFCDDQGTFLGGCIAPGASLMAKALHQVAPQLPEVRPSFSADSYGKSTETAVNAGIVQALRGLVRESVERHAMTQAVWPEVIATGGEAFDLFGGDEPFELIHAVSRDLTLYGIALAYANHHIKHKT
- a CDS encoding amidohydrolase family protein — translated: MRWLFALALWIATGGIIAIVYGQDAGEAGPTTREAASTVVRPPGAGANEVGTAVYAGDTILLDYYPKSQLRTEHTIPEAAKFPAVDVHCHWSMREDPAAMLAAMDQRNVAFAVNLSGGDTVDEVAAMRERFFNERFLILFNLDYSRFGDDAFYESYIKEAKAAGASGLKIWKNLGLTLKDDAGNRVAVDDPRLDIVWRTCGELGMPVLIHVADPAAFFDPIDADNERWTQLYRRPSWSFHGEEFPSREQVLAERDRMIARHPNTQFIGAHVGNEAEDLASVAERMRRLPNLHADISGRVAELGRQPYSARRFFLEFSDRILFGTDRYPGRPNQPRYRRYYQFLETDDEYFDYHEHDFPPTGEWKIYGIFLPDDVLRQVYYENAAKLFGLPPLP
- a CDS encoding GTPase, producing MNRVRLLTAPGAAALAVVRIDGPDASFFLEKRFNRVPSPGRLTHGDWTLDDGSVLDDPLVRGGDGWFEVHLHGGRRIVDRFLEDAENKGFSRVSAPPPSTWRDLLPHATTVAGLQLLAAQEHADPADADPEDRTLQRLLTPALVAIVGPANAGKSTLVNALAGRQASLVADRPGTTRDWVETTAVLCNGRLPVLLADTPGRRDDPEMAHVERAAIDLSDRVIDAADLVVRVLDATRPAELPGTRPGTLDVWNKTDLVPAATGLNMSATRRRNIDKLEQEIARRLGCRLDLPPRPLLW
- a CDS encoding sulfatase, with the translated sequence MPEPERRRAVVVMFDSLNRHFLSPYGAAWTRTPNFARLARRARTYDRSYVCSMPCMPARRDMHTGRPSFMRRGWGPLEPWDDSIFTRLRDDAGVYSHLSTDHYHYFETGGANYHARYDSWEFFRGQEGDPWIGQVGEVDTPDHVNGKLQRQDWVNRPYTAHDEDHYQTHTFNSGLDFIDRNADEDKWVLHIECFDPHEPFTCDPLWKSLFPDPDNERGDPIFDWPNYGRAPEGKLVEKARRNYAALLAKCDASLGRVLDAFDEHDLWDDTMLIVCTDHGLLLGEHDWMMKNTPPLYEEVSHTPLFVHDPRHSDRGGTRTGKLVQPAIDLAPTLAGFFGCAPPKHATGLDLCDDEATRDAVLFGYFNARANLVTERHAYYRGGREDVKCPAYTMMPMTMREPFPLEQLRGATLAEPLADSEGIRPLATGPTGSRPEQSSSLLFDLADDPAQDRPLDNADLESELADRMKAMMADIDAPPEQFERLGFA
- a CDS encoding PHP domain-containing protein, translating into MKSRLRPLPPGLAAFGSPAAGAGGGANGASRPLLRGLGQTPMPKVAQPVRRNGNGTSSIPLYVDLHTHTTASDGTDSPAGLIRRAKAAGLSAVAITDHDTVAGLPEAANEARRLGIEFLPGIEISAAYPRPGVMHLLGYGFDPNDAGLRRLTAHLQDARHERNEFLVTKLRSVGIEVTFEELHEIARGRNGGADDARVIGRPHFAKLLLIKGYVSHVHAAYRYYLGNTGAFRFDRREPEPAEAIAAVRSAGGVVSLAHPNQLRKQNFAQLASEVGHLASLGLDGVEVIYNDHRESFVAELKDLRRRHDLLMTGGSDFHGSAKRWIVLGRCGNRRRVPRKYYDALLVRVRERRGACVPV
- the arfB gene encoding alternative ribosome rescue aminoacyl-tRNA hydrolase ArfB — translated: MSSVYEEGQHLRLGPSARVALADLREQTSRSSGPGGQSVNKLDTAVELWIAVDAILGLDEHAQARLRKIAGSKLTKSDEVHLRTETARSQRDNRQTNREKLAELVARALHRPKVRRKTKPSRGAVRRRLEAKRQHGEKKQRRRADRVG
- a CDS encoding alpha/beta hydrolase — protein: MSERTGWSRWLKRRLIAVAVGLAVYFVVMFPLGCGRALADRLLLFGSTRPMAAAGATPATIASDVGELEVFIATSASAIGRPPERYVLRLMGNASRAEVEATPTAQRWNDVPTEVWALNYPGFGASPGPQSLRKLLPAAEAVWEAMNTQAGDAPCYVDGDSMGTAVALALATKRRGDLPVAGLILKNPPPLRQLIMGRYGWWNLWLAAWPLASGVPSELDSIANAAQCHTPAIFLQATGDSLIPPAYQNQIIDAYAGRAVVIELVDADHNTLPTMEEEQAIRDRIAQHFREP